The genome window TTCAAGATTTCTTTACATGTTTTGTGACTCAAACTTATTTCTGCAAGTTGATGAACAATGAGGAAGCCCATTTTTCTGTGggcattttggaaaaaaaaagaaaaaacaaacaaaccaccaaaTATTGCTACATGctcaagaaaagaaacattgaATGAACAACTAAATGTAATAGCCCTGGAAAGATGAAATTCATGGTTTCATCCAGCCAATCTGGcaatggaaataatttataCCATAAAAGCAATCAAATGAACCTGCCATAAGTTGTTTTGCATTAGTTTAATATCAAATTGCTTGCTAGGGTTATCAATAAGAGTCAGAAGAGGTTGTTTTTTCTACAAAGAACTTGTAAACtaaaaaagaagcaaatgcAAGTTAAGGATGAGAATTTTTGTGATCAAACATTTTAAGCGTGAAAGCAGAGGAGCTGATAAAATCTGTTAACCCTTTTactgcaaaactgaaaacattCTTGGAAGGTATTTTTCATGTAGAAATATGtaccatttttcttctcttgatgATGTCTCTTGTAGTCTCTGAGCAGGGATTGCTCTGCACAAGTGTACAGCTCTGCATACAACCAACATCACCATCACCTCTCTAATCCTGCCTTGTAGCCAGTGGAGGTTTTTTGACGAATTCCTTCTCTGCTTGTCTATATTTTATTGAAGAATCAGTTATTTCTTGTTTTGGCACCCAAAAGACAATAGTTTGAACAGATCACATGTATTACAAGAAGCCCGATATACACATAGATTAAAGTAGGCAACTGCTTATAAATCATGCAGTTTAGTAAGGAGACTTAATTAATTGGTGATTAAGAAAACCCATAAGTCCAAGTTAATCAGAGATGTCGTGCTTGAGGTTACATGCCTTCTTCCACCACATGAATTGACATCAATGGggattaaaatacaaaaaataaatagaagtaGTTAAAAATTATCCACAAATCAAAATCTTAGACTAAATGTgtaatttcatcttttttcctAGCTTTCCAATGACTCTTCCGAGTAATATAGATCTACTCTTATGTATATGGATACTTATTAAATCTTCAAATGAGTCTTTCTTCTTCAGAACTGGTGACCTCTGAATATGAGAAAACATCCCTGAAAAGTGATATAAAAATGCATATAAGTAAATAATTTCCAaacagcaaagagcagctgaaTACTTGGTTTCCCACATCTTACATTTCCTCTGCCtttagctgctgctgttcaTATTTTATCAGCATTGCTCCCAAGCCTCTTGCCCTGATAGCCCTATCCCTCCAGTTGCATGCTGCCTTTCAGTGTCATGTCACTTTGATCTTTCCCAAGTATGGACCTTTTCCTGTAGTCTTGCTATAAAACTCTTCTACTTGTAATTAGCAGAATCAAAGTGCTTAAGTATGCTCAGAATCCTACTACCACACTGGCCTGTTATCAGCCTCTCTGCACAGTGGGTGAGATCCCTCACACTGCCTAGTAGCACATTTGTTATTTCCTTGAGGAACTATGGGGTGTTTTCTTTGCAATGATCTCTAAAAGGCAGCTggttgcttttctttcttttaaacgTATTTGTCTTCTGAAAAAGTAACTGATTAACATAGTACCTGCTTATTTACCAGACATCAACTGTTCAATAGCCTTTGCCCCactaccccccccccccaacaaaCTGCcgagctgggacagggaattgTCTCTCTTGGGCCAGGTGCAAAAGGTGATCTGAGCCGAACCACCTGCACCTGTGAGGGAGCTGGGTACAGCTGCATCCACTGAGTGGTAAGGGACAAAGGTGGTCAGAGCCTGATCACCTGCACCTGTGTGCACAGCTGAGGCCACTGAGTGGTAAGGGGCAGTGGGACTGCTGGGtgaaaagagaaggagaaaaaaaggaaagcaagaaaggagaaaagaagcagaGTGTTTGTATCTGTAGTCTTCAGATGTTTCTAGGGAGGATGTGTGATGTAGCTTCTTGAGGAGGATCTCCTTGTACAGCTGCTCTTCAGGAAGATTGCTGTGAGTACAAAAGCTATGTTTTCTTGGTGGCTCTAAAGTCTTATTTTGGTTAGAGTTGTTGTAACTGTGATGTAACTACAGTGTTGTCATAGATAAGAAATGCATTTATGAAACCTGCTTTTTCATGGTGTTTTTAGGGAAAATGGATGAGTTACTGAAGATAGCTTGGCCAGGTATCTGAAAAACTTTCCCTACTTGTCTCTACTTACAGCTGATTAAGAGTTCTCTGCAGAATATCTAGGGAAGTTGAAATGCTGTTGGGTTAAGTATGATTTTAGGTTGATTGAGACAGTTTGTCAGATTACTCATATTCAGCTGTTCTCATTTTGCAGTCTTTTTCATGGGTTGTTTAGAGTTTAAGACTATCTTCAGACTGTGAATACAGTCAAAAGCCTGGAGGGACTCGACTGGTCCAGAAAACAGTGTTTGAATCTGTAAGTCTGGAACTGGGCTACTTCTCCCACTTCTTGGGAGAATCCCACACTTGAAGAGAATTATTTCCCAGGAGGACCAAGTATGGGTAACTGTGAAAGTGCCTCTAAGATGTGACAAAgtagggggtttttttccttagaaaagtTCCTGATTCTCAATCTTCACAAGTAGGGATTTATCCATTAGTTCTGAAATGTAATGCTCATAATAACATCTAAACATCAGTATTTCTGTGCCAAGTTCAGATATCTGTCTTGCTTTTCCAATTCAGTGATATGtttaaggaaaaacagagaATGCAGGTTGCTCCTCTTTGATCCTGTTTgcaattaaaacaacaaaacaaaccccaaacatatCGAAATTTTAACTATTTAAGAGGAGTAAGATAAAAAACTTGAGTAGGAAGCAATAAAGTTACCAACTGTTGCAAAAGTAAcagaataaaacaagaaaattttgctttatttttggaATTCTGGAACAAGCCTACTGAAAGCTATTTATACCTGCTCATGTAGATGTGAGGTACACAAGGTAATTTAAGTGCTGttagtgctgctcctggggctgaggAAGCAGGCTTGTACTTCTATGCATAAGTGCAAATTCTATTCCTCATCATTTGCTATGCCATTTCCAGCTGCAATTATTACCAATTGATTTCTACTTGCACTGGTGAAATAAGGCAGTTGGACCACAGGTTACAAAGATTAAAACAGCTGGCTTTGTTAAGAAACTGTGAGACTTGGATGAGAAGTTAGATAGCTCCTCTAAAAAAATAATGGGCTGTCACTGCTATAAGCTGCCTGCAACAAACTGATGTTAATCAGCTGTACAGAAAAACCAGATTAACTGATTACAATTCACAAAACAAAGAGGGTGTGAATACTTAGTAGTACTTAAAATCCCTTTGTATAAGAGATAAGAATAGTCAGAATTTATCATAAACCCCTTAATTTGATTCTTCAAAATACATCAGACTGTTACTTTTTAATCTTGACTAGAACAAAAGCTCTTTGTATCGGAAAATCACAGTGTGATATAGATATGTAGAGTCAGATGTAAGGAAAAGGCTAAGTGGGAGTTTAGACAGTGATATTCAAAGCTGcaatcccaaacaaacaataaTCTAGTGCTTTAACTTAGTGGATTATCTCAGTTTTTGACAATACTACTGCTGTGTATGTCTAAAGCTGGGTTCTCTTTGCACCCAGAAGCGTGTCAGTCTGGTAAGGATTGAGCAACTTTTTGCCTGTGTGATGTCCAAGACCACTTGGAAACCAGAAGTGGGTTCTGTGCTGCATGCCAGCACAGTAAAGATCCAGTCAGAGCTCAGATTCTTTGCAGAGCAGGATAGGATCCAGTCCTTCTTTTAAGTTGCAGGGTAGCGGTTGTTTGACTCATAGGTTAGAAATTGCCCTGTGGGTATGAGTTTTTCAGTCTGAGGGGATTGATTCAAGTTCAACTCCTATCTCAAAGTTCAGGATACTGTCTGTAGGTAATAGGGTAAGGACCTCTCAGTCCTTCCTATCCCAGATTCTAGCTTTCAATACtcaaaaatgttttatgtttGTGGGCAAGAGTGGGATGGTCCAGTGGTGTATTGTCCCTCAGGTGCAAGAACCCGGAGTTCGAGTCCAATTTTTAGAGACACTCTAATGGGTACTTGCTCAGAGAGGCTCTTCATTATTTCATGAACATTCCCCCTAAGCATCTTAATAACTAAGACACTGCTTTAGGAAGTGGAGACAAGGGTGGCAATCCATTGAAGTGtaaagccagctctgcctctcactGTGAGCTCATGCACTACACTGTTGGTGATGGAAGCAGCACTTCTACCTCTCCATCAAATTATAGCACCTACCTCTATCTGAAAGTAGATATTCTCCAGGGAAAGATATATTTGTTGGTAGCAGGATCAGAACTGAAGCCTTGGAAGAGACTGAGATTTAGGAAAAGCTATACTGTGTCTCCCTTTTGGGTATGAGGATGGTAATTGACAGACATGGAGAGGGGGCTGGGAACCTGGAGACTAGGGATTGCAGCATTTAGTGTCACAGGTAGTGATGTTCTTCCTGGAGCTGTAGTTGTGTCTGAAAGCCTGCATGAATCTAAATCTGAGATCTGTTTCCATTGTTTGTTGGGTGAAGTTACAGgtatggaaatgaaaaatagtgACTGGCTGCTAGATGGCAAGTAGACACACCTTGACCCTTCTGCAAAAGGCTGCCACTCTCCCCAACAGTACAGTGCAATGCATTCCTCTCAGAATGGGGATTCAGAGCTAGCCTGTTCATAGCAAAACTGTGGTAAAAATGCTGGTGTGGAAGAATATATTGGTATATTCAGTTGCTGAGATACCTTCTTTGTTTGAATCCTCCTGTATCAcactttctgctgctttttctacCCTATCAAACTGGAACTTAAAAGCTGTTGTTAGAGTTCGGTTTGTTTGGAGGTAAAATTCTTACTGATATCACATTGAACAtaaacacagctctgcacctCAGTGGGAGGAGTAGGGGATTTTTGCATAGCACTGGCCTCCATTTCTGTGTTGTTACCACATAGCACAATAGGCCTcaatctcttttctttccactAGACTCTAATTATTGCCCATGAGATGCATATTAAAGGAGTAGTGACCTTGGTTTCTCCTTGTGAACTGAGAATGTAGAGTAGCCATCTTGGGGCTTCTGACAGCTTCTGACAGCTGCCTTCTCCCCAGCCCATGGGTTCTGGAGAGCACACAGTCCACATAGATATCCCAGAAGAGCTGAGCCAGGTCCCAGAACAAAGCCCCATGTTTCAAGTTCTCTGAGGATTTCAGAAAGATCATGAAGTCCCAAAAgccactgacagagtcagaaatGCGAGGCTTCCTCATCTCCAGTAAAATAGCCGAGGAGgattcccagcactgggggtcTGCCCGCCCAAGAGCCAGTGGATCAACTTGGCTGTGGCAGAGCAAAGGTGTCACACAGAACACTGCCATGAGCAGGAGAGAGCAGGTGAGCCTCATGGTGCAGGGGATTCTTCTTCTGCTTCCAAGATGCATTATGTCACTGAAATGTAAGAAAACCAAGAGAAGCTGAAAACATCTCACTCTTAGATGCAGGAAGAAAATCCTCTTAACTTTACATGATATGCAAGGCACTTAAATACTGTTTCTCTGCTCCTTAAAGATTTGTGTATGCTTTTTGTATGTACACAAATACTAGAGGAGTGACGATGCTCTGTGCAGCAGAAGCATGTgtaaaaatttttattcatcCTCAGATCTGAATGATCTTATCTGGAAGTACTTAATACTGAAagtttttttgccatttttactTTACAGATCCAAAATAGTTTTCAGTAAAAATCCATTCCTTTTTACATAATTTAAGCTTTTAGGCAGTCTTGCTTTTCTCAACATTTTGAGTCCTTTAAAGTAGTCTTCAGAATCACAAGGATCAGTGGACAGCAGGTGGAAAAATGTTGTTGAAAATGTGCTTTAATGATTTTAATTACTGCAGGTTTCAGATTCATCCACTGACCAGGAGTGGTTTAGGTGCTAAAGGGCAGAACAGTTCTGAGAAGAGGGTATAGCAAAGCCATCACATAGCAGCTGTATTGTACAACGTGTACCCATGCATATGGAATCATAAAACAGTTCAGGTTGcaagggacctttaaaggtctctAGTCCAACCCTTCTGCCATTGGCAGGAACATCTTCAACCACTTCAGATTGCCCAGAATCCTATCCGACATGACTTTGAACTGTTTTCAGGAATAGGGCATCTTCCACTTCGCTgaacagcctgttccagtgtctcaccaccctcattgtagaagatttttttctttatatctaatctaaattgGTCCtccttcagtttgaagccatcaCTCTTTGTCCTCTTGCAACAGGCCCTGCTAAAAAGCctgtccccatctttcttatAGGCCCTCTGtaagtactggaaggctgcagcaaggtgtccctgcagcctgctcttctccagccccagctttctcagcctgtcttttCAGGAGAGCTGCTTCACCCTCCTCATCATTGTTGTCGctcttctctggacttgctctaACAGGTCCATGTTGActctttcctgtgctgcaaTGTCTTTGTGTATATTTAAAAGTATAAATGTGTACTGCCGATCCCTGAGAATTAACTGTTAAAACTCTGAAACTTGCTAAGTAGTATCAATAATGGATAGGTAGAAATTCTGACAATGCTTGTTTTGTGGACAGAAAGGCCCAGTTGTCTCCATCAGATTTCATTTCTAGTACATACTTCTCTGATATATTTTCTAACAAGCTTCTAGCATTTCTGACATTGAACAAGTTTGAGGGATTGTTTTTAGTGTAGCTCATGGCATATGGAGAACTTCTCATTTGTGGAAATCAGCTACCTCTGAGATCAGCATTTAGGACAAAATTCGCTTTAATGCATGTGCTGATCTGCTGAGTATTCATGCTTGTATGTTTTCAGTTTGGTTGTTGGGAATGGGAAGCTACTTCTCTTAATGAGCTGGATAAGCAACTGGCTTTTTGTATAGATAGTCTCTTCTATGAGTGATCCTGAAGAAATGTTCCTTTGctctgtgaagaaaaatgcCAAAGGCAGGACATTGATGTGCAGAGGAATTGTGCATGAAAAGTAGCCTGTGTGTGAGACTAGGGAAGAGTAGTTTGCTTTGTGAAGTATATTTCTTTATGGAGCTAAAGGACTCTTCAGAGATTTCAGTCCTACAAATGTTATTCTTACCTAGCCCCCTGTCTGGCTACCTGGTCAGGTTCTGGGAACATTTTTGAGGTATTCAGACTTTATTCCCCAGCTGTCTACAGTCACTTTTCAATCCAAATTTGGGTTTTGTGAGAAGAGCTGGTTTGACAACCCTGGCCCTGAACATTGCATTTAGGGAACAAAAGAGGGACAGCttgctcttcccacactgcacTGCCTAGTGGATGTCACGTATGACAGTGGTGGTAGTAATAGGGCtgtcctcctgctgcttccaagATCCCCAAGAAACATCGTTCTTCTGTACCCTACTTCACAAGGCAGGCTTTGATTGCTTTCTCAGAAGCAAGCCAAAAACATCCTGTGAGTCACTACTTCATTCTTGTTTGTGCATCAGAGCCCTTCCACTGGGCACAGACACCTGTGTGCCATGCAGTATGCACATATGTCTGCTTACTGAGACTTTTTCAAGGGACATAGTTAACTTTATCAAGTTTCTGGTTTTCAGAGCAATTTGGCAGTCTCAAATATGACCATGAGGGTGAGGCGACAGACGACAGTGGGTGGGGAGCCCCAACAAATTGTTCAAACAAAGGAATAATACTAAAAGAAGTTAACAATActaaataataatagtaaagtCCTTTAAGTGATGGTCCTGTGATTTTGACAGAGCCCATCTCATTTGTACAGGTTAAAAACTGAACTGGTTGCTTTGtattttctgctcctcagcaccTATTCTAAACTTTATACATTACAAAACTGGCTAAGACAAGGGTTCTGGATGGCTTCTGGATTTGTCAAAACAAGGGGACAGTCCTGGGCAAGGAGTTAGTAGGTAGGGCATTAATATGAGAATCAGTGCCCTTGAAAGTGTGATGTGCATGGCATTAGTAAGGGTCAGTGGCAAAGGCCACTAGTCCTTATGGTCTGGTCAAATTCAGGCAACACTGTGCTGTTAGTCTTCCACAAGGTTCAAGATTGTGGTTTTTTAGATAATTGAGAGCTGGAGGGGTTGCCCAGGAAATTGGAGATTTCATTAATCTTTTACCTGTGCATGTGGTGAATGCTTCCATGCAATTCCTCCTTACACCCTCCAATCTCCTGTTATTTCTGTCCATTCATTgaagtttgtgtgtgtgtgagtgctATTTACACTTCCTGGTTCCGACTTTTCCCACCCTCCCCGCTATCCCTGCTTCGCCTTGCAGTGTAGTCTCCTGCTTCACTCCTCGGCATGGATAATGCCTgacaataataatttaaaagttaatCAATTAATGTGTTACTATCATCTAACGTGGAGCTCTCGTTACGGCAGTCCCTCGGCCGCGCAGCTGCCGCAGCCGGTCCCGGGCCGGGTGCCCGCTCCGGTGCAGCATCCCCGGGCGgtcccgccccgctcccgcccgccccgcgccgcccgcggCTCTCAGCGCTTACCTCGGGCAGGCTccggccagggcagggctctccgagcccgctgccgccgccgcgctccTTAAGAAGCCGGAGCGGGCAGCCCCGCTTAGTTTTTACGTCAGGGCTCGAGATCAGCCCCCaccccccgggcccggccgctGCTCCCGGGCACCCGGAGCTCCCGCTTTCTCGGTGCGGAGCTGTCCTTGCTGCGAGCCCGCTCCGCTCTCCGTCCCGCCTGTCCTCCTCTGCTTGCGGACCCCGGTTCTCCCGGGGCAGCCTGGTGTCCGTGCTGCCTCTGGCCGAGGGCAAGGGGCGCCCAGCGGGGTGGAAGAGTAACAGACCTGGCAAAGCTGCCCCCTTCCCCTTGCTGCACCGGTgcggggcaggaggggaagagTAGAAAGCAAGTCTGCCCTTGGAGCTCATATTGTCCCGAGCTGGCTCAGACCTCAGGTATCTTGCTTTATGTGGTTGTCTGTTGCAGATCCCTCCACCCCAAAGCAGGAATCTGTGTGGCACGACTAGAGCTATTTGCTGGCTAGGGCTCAGCTCACATGCTGCAGCTCATAGAAGTTGAAGCAGAGACCCAGAGAAGAGCCACAGAAGGACTCCACATAAATGCATTAGTTGAAGTagttgggctgtgctgcccactGCAGCTCAATTTATACAACTTTACCTTAATAAGCACTAACTTGGAGGGCTGTACGTTCTCCAGCAGAAGGGGATGGTCTGgttccattttcccccccagGAACAATAATGTGGTCTAGTGttgttgcattttctttctatgAGGTTTTCAGCTGGGTTATGACTTCTGTGTAGCAGCTGGAAAACCTTTGTGTTGGAGAAATGGGTTAAGCTAGTAGGAAAGTGAAAGGAAAGCACTGGTGAAAAGGCTGTCTCCTGTTATGTGCAGCATGGAGAAAAAAGCCTGAGCACAACTCTGCAACTGACAACTCTGCTTGTGCTCACTGTGCCTGCTGTAGATCCCCTTGCACACAGAAAACATACCACTCAAAGAGCTGGGGCTCTGTGACCATGCTGATAGCCAGTGCTGGCCAGAACTTGCTTAACACCAGCTATTTGAAGCAATAGGCAGgtgagaacattttttttttctttgttctgtaGTTTCTAGGCCAAATCATGTAGCACCTTGCTACATGTCTGAAGCCAGTGCAGCTGCACCAGTGCATACAGCTGGGCAGCAAACTATTTGTTTTTCCAAGCTTTCACTGGAAGCCCCCTTTTATCTCTGCACGTGAAAGCAACTGTGTTTCAGTAGCATAAGGCTTATCTTCGTTGAAGActgtggggctgcactggaTCACATCAGCTGGAAAGTTGGCTTGAGACTTTGATTTCTCTGATGTTCATCAATACCTTTATAGTTTGCACTCTTTCTGTACATCCAGTCCATGTAAATGGAGAAGCAACTTCCTTTCCAAATCCTTGGTCTTGTGTCGTGCCTATGACAATATACACTGCTTTTCTTCTGGTGCTCTATCTCCTCAGTAAGCAATCACTGTCAAAGTGTATTTTGTGTAAGTGATGCTACAGTTTAACAAAAGTGCAAGGAACTTTTTGCGCATGAAAGAACACTGGCTAGAACCCTTGTAAATTGCTGTACTGTAGGACTTTGGCCAACTTGCA of Zonotrichia leucophrys gambelii isolate GWCS_2022_RI chromosome 7, RI_Zleu_2.0, whole genome shotgun sequence contains these proteins:
- the FAM237A gene encoding protein FAM237A; translated protein: MHLGSRRRIPCTMRLTCSLLLMAVFCVTPLLCHSQVDPLALGRADPQCWESSSAILLEMRKPRISDSVSGFWDFMIFLKSSENLKHGALFWDLAQLFWDIYVDCVLSRTHGLGRRQLSEAVRSPKMATLHSQFTRRNQGMFSHIQRSPVLKKKDSFEDLISIHIHKSRSILLGRVIGKLGKKMKLHI